The genomic DNA GACGGTGCAGGAGGCCATTGGGAAACAGAGCACACACGGCTTCTTCCCAGCAGGGATACAGTTCGGAAAATTTAACCTTATTTTCATCTGTACTTAATGGAAGTATTTTTACTTGGCATTATgtagtaaaaatagaaaatcaataatcTCAGGGATCTGGGTTGGCCCATGACACATGTTAAATATTGAAGAGAATTTGTGATTGTAAAACTTTAACTCCAGAATTCATTTGCTAGAGAAGCCCTTTTACCACCCCAGGCTGGTCAGACAGGAGGCGGACCTCGTGGAGCCCCTCACAAGGCCACGCGAGCTGGGCCCGCCGTACGCAGCCGCAGTAGTGCGCTGGGGGTTGCGGCCGAAGTCCCTGGCCTCGCGCAGACGCAGTAGCTGGCCGCGGGGCCGTCCAAAGTTCCCGGCCTAGCGCAGACGCAGTAGCGGGCTGAGGAGGCGGCCAACGGTCGCGGGCTCCCTGTCTTCGCGCCTCGGAGTGTGCGTGTCgccttcccctttccctcccagCGCCGGTTCAGTGAGTGGCCATGAGCTGGGCTGTGGGCGTCCTGCGGGCCGGCCAGAGCGTGAACGCTGCGAGAGCGAGTTTCCTGTCCCCCAGGATGGCGCCTTGTCCCCGCCAGGCGGCAGGCGGCTCTCCCGTGGCCAAGGTGGCGACCGTCCAGCGTGAGCTGCTGGAGCCCTTCTCGTCGGAGGAGGCCGTGCGCCGCAGCAAGGTCTCGGTGGTGGGCACCGGCGCGGTGGGCATGGCCTGTGCCGTGAGCATCCTGTTGAAGGGCCTGAGTGACGAGCTCGCCCTGGTGGACCTCGACGAGGGCCGGCTGCGCGGGGAGACGATGGACCTTCAGCACGGCAGCCCCTTCCTGAGGATGCCGCACATCGTGGCCAGCAAGGACTACGTCGTCACCGCCAACTCCAGCCTCGTGATTGTCACCGCAGGTGCGCGCCAGGAGAAGGGCGAGTCACGCCTCAATTTAGTCCAGCGAAACGTGAGCATCTTTAAGTTGGTCATTTCCAACGTTATCCGCTACAGCCCTGGCTGCAAACTGATTGTCGTGTCCAATCCGGTGGACATCTTAAGTTACGTAGCCTGGAAGTTGAGCGAATTTCCCCAGAACCGCGTCATCGGGAGCGGTTGCAACCTGGATACCGCCCGTTTCCGCTTCTTGATTGGGCAGAGGCTTGGCGTCCACCCCGAGAGCTGTCACGGCTGGGTCCTGGGGGAGCACGGGGACTCCAGCGTTCCCGTGTGGAGCGGCGTGAACGTCGCCGGTGTCTCCCTGAGGGGTCTGAACCCCGCTGTGGGGACCGACCGAGACCCCGAGCAGTGGAGAGACGTCCACCGCGACGTGATCGCCAGCGCCTACGAGATCATCAAAAGGAAGGGCTACACGTCCTGGGCCATCGGGCTGTCGGTGGCCGACCTGTCCGAGAGCATCCTGAGGGATCTGCGGAGAGTGCACCCCGTCTCCACCGTGGTCAAGGGCCTCTACGGAATCACGGAGGAGGTGTTCCTCAGCGTCCCCTGTGTCCTGGGCGAGCGCGGCATCACCGACCTCGTGAAGGTGAAGCTGACGCCCGAGGAGGAGGCGCGTCTGAAGAAGAGCGCAGAGACGCTCTGGGAAATTCAGGAGGCGCTCGAGCTGTGAAGTTGTGCGGAGCCGCCCTTCTGAAGTTactgaagaagaagaagtagTTAGGGGGTGGTATGTGTCACATTTTTAATAAACCTGAATTTATAAAAGTTGGAGACAGGAAGGGGGGTAGAGTGACTCTCCTGTTTGTTTAGCCCCCAGCTCTTCTATTTAGCATCGAGATGCTGGatgatacttattttttttacaattccGAAGTGCATCAAAGGAGGTGTTTTTGTACCACTGATGTGCCAGTACTTTGTACATGTATGTAGTTGCCGTTGGGCCCAAAAGAATGGAGGATGTAGGTGTTTCTTTTACCATAGAAATTCTGATTCTTTTCATTAAGTACCTGTTAACTCTTTGTTCTGGCTGGATTATACCTATGTTCGCTTGTGTACTCTTTGTTACAAGTGGAAGCTTCTGtgcaatgtaaaaataaatgtacacacAGTTACTGTTCGTAATGGAGCCTTCATTTCCCGGTGACAGTCCCTCACCTGGGCCTTGAAAAAGGCGGCAGAAAGGGAGCTGCAAGTGGGGGAGGCGTGTGTGCACGGATgtgcacacactcatgcacacatacGAGTGAAGCAGGATCATTAggctaaaatgtgaaaataatactGATCTGGTTGGTAGCTGTTTTAAACTGTTTCGTGCAGTAAAAATACAAGCGTTTAGAAAGATGCCTGACAGTCAGAGGTGGTACAGTTACTGTCATTttggcagagaaaggaaatgtccCCAAATTTTGCAGTTACTAAAAATAAAGACTGAGTGAAATCATCGTAGAACCACCTCTGAGAACCTGACCTGTTGGCACATGAAGTCAAGAATCACATAATTGCTCTTATTGGGCTGGGTCTTAGCAGCACAATGGGCCCTGGCCCTAAGGTGCTCCAGGGTCGTCCCTGTTGCTCAGTTTACTTCACGTCAACAGAAAGCTTTTGCTTTTGAATTGTGCCCTGTTGTTAATCACTGTCATAAAAATTGGCCATTTTAATGAGTGCTTGAGGGCTTGTATTTCTCAGAAAGTTACACATTCACTTTTTATTCCTAAGTCGATTGACTTTACTGCAGATTCTAGACCTTATGCACGTGGTACAGTGAGGGAGAAAGTGAAGGTGCTTGTCTGAGTTTTACCTAAATGGTAATTCTGTAACTTAGAAAATGAGAAgctgagatttttaaattcatgGTAGCCTTCCTAATgcaattgacaaataaataatacagtGTGTTCAAACACATCTCAGGATCCATGGGAATGTCAACAGGCCTAATCACAATTGACAGGTGCCAGCATCTGCTAAGTTCAGCCAGTCCTGCTTAGCTGAATGTTATCAAGGAGACAGGACAGCAGTCCACCCACAAGAAGACCCTTTTCCATGCTGACCAGAGCTCCCGTACTATTTCATTGAAAACATTTAGAAGCTGTTCTGATTACTCAGGAAGCAATGTCATATAATGGGACTGATTGGTATGCGGAGCTCCCTGAAAGTGGGAAGAGTGGTGGTTCGGTTGTTCCAGGTGGTTCTAAGCACTTTTTAAGCTGAACTACACAGAGTTCCTCTTCCCCTTTGTCCAACCCTTGAGTTTTTATTCAGCCATGTTTCAGCCAAATTCAGTGTAATATTGAAGGGGGTCTGACTATGCCTTATGTCTATTTTGTAATTCTCTTCACCATCAGTGTCAGTCGGGATAGGCCGGGTTATgcaacagtaaaaaaacaatCTCCAGAtgtgtggcttaaaacagcaaagcTTGATTTCTCTGGTAAATCCATTATGGGTTTACGCCACTCTCTAGGGACGCTGTCCTCCGCAAGCTGGCTCTGTACCTCATGTTGCTCTGATGTTGATGTCCCACATGATTGCTATggaaagggaagagaggctgggagaATCAAACACCTGCATTCTGGAAGTGATGCCCCTTTCTTTTGCTCACATTTCATTAGCCAGAACTAGCCATGTAGTTACCTGACTTCAAAAGAGTGGAGAAGTATAACCCCCGTATCCAGAAGTAGATGAGTACTGGCTACTGGGGGACGTGGGTAATAATCTGCCAGtccattctaaataaaatggtCACCATTGCAAGAGAGATATATTATAGCTTTTAAAGTCACTTTTAGTGAAAGCTGGTAGATGAGGAGAGGTTATAGAGATACTGTGTTTTTCCAGGTCACACAACCAGAGTGGCCATGTGTGGGGACAGAACCCTGGACAGAGCCTTATAAACCCTGTCACCGTGGATGGGTTAACCTCTCTGACCTCGGGTCCCTCACTTGTAAATGGTAGTCCTCATTTCTGCCACATGGACTTGTGAAGACTAAATAATAGCCTAAagcttagtacagtgcctggcacataggtgaTCTGAAAAGGCATTATTACTCCTGTTCAGGTAACGTTTATagtcttattcttttattttatgaaaagctGAATTTTCAGGTTCTTCAAAATTCCTGCTGGCgctgtaattattgatatatccAGAAGCCTTCTCATCAGTCGGTCCCATAGAGCTTTCATCATTCTAACCCAGCACCAAAGCTGCCGGCAGACCTGCACCTGCcagtgaggaaattgaagccaaATGAGCTAGTCAATGGCAAAGACGTTTTAAGACTTGGAGCTTTTAATTCCAATAACTGCCTATTTATTAGAATAGATGCTGTAAGGCTTTTCTCAGATTAATTAAAGACATATCCTGAGCTTTTAAGTAATTTTTCAGCATACCATATATTAGACCAaaagttttcatgttttttccccTGCCAAGACACGCATGGTAAGTGTGCAGCAATATCTCCCATGTTTCACTCCTGGCATACTGGCTACGTGGCCCTTCACAGGGCTGTTGCAGTGTGAGTGAGAGTCAAATTATTGGAGACATAAGCTTGAATCTGTTCTAATATCTAAAAAGTCAGTCGTATTCAGTCTTCAGAATGTCCATATGAGTGACACATCACTTGTAATACATTTCCCAGTTGTCA from Equus quagga isolate Etosha38 chromosome 8, UCLA_HA_Equagga_1.0, whole genome shotgun sequence includes the following:
- the LDHAL6B gene encoding L-lactate dehydrogenase A-like 6B, whose translation is MSWAVGVLRAGQSVNAARASFLSPRMAPCPRQAAGGSPVAKVATVQRELLEPFSSEEAVRRSKVSVVGTGAVGMACAVSILLKGLSDELALVDLDEGRLRGETMDLQHGSPFLRMPHIVASKDYVVTANSSLVIVTAGARQEKGESRLNLVQRNVSIFKLVISNVIRYSPGCKLIVVSNPVDILSYVAWKLSEFPQNRVIGSGCNLDTARFRFLIGQRLGVHPESCHGWVLGEHGDSSVPVWSGVNVAGVSLRGLNPAVGTDRDPEQWRDVHRDVIASAYEIIKRKGYTSWAIGLSVADLSESILRDLRRVHPVSTVVKGLYGITEEVFLSVPCVLGERGITDLVKVKLTPEEEARLKKSAETLWEIQEALEL